One segment of Acidobacteriota bacterium DNA contains the following:
- a CDS encoding ABC transporter permease, with amino-acid sequence MASLAIVRRDLIRYARNPLRTALLFSLPLMLSGIFALVFGGGGAGEITIKVLLYDEDESLLSRLLEGAGSSSEMDQRLEIVAVGDEGYEMMERGEASALIHLPEGFTSDYLAGRPSTIEVVKNPSERFLPKVIEEAAGIAGVGMSVGSRVFRDELAQIGRFVDDEAFPADLAVASVSTGFNQKLKNLERYILPPVIDLETVTLSEAPEGEPTGGVDILAYFFPGFSVMGILFLAQSATRDILRDREQGLVRHLLTAPVSTGDYVRGKSLSVLLVTGLGFVVLMAIGVAAGVDWGPFPAATALIVSSALMASGLLLLISAFVDTERQADTLTTIVIMVFTMLGGAFVPVSQMPSFLRPVAAATPVYWSVDGFTKLTIEGAGLPEIALHLVVLLAVGGGCLLAGSLLMRRKLERGAV; translated from the coding sequence ATGGCCTCCCTCGCCATCGTTCGTCGTGATCTCATCCGGTACGCCCGCAACCCGTTACGGACCGCCCTACTGTTCTCCTTGCCACTGATGCTCTCGGGCATTTTCGCGCTGGTCTTCGGCGGAGGCGGCGCTGGCGAGATCACCATCAAGGTGCTGCTCTACGACGAGGACGAAAGCCTGCTGTCCAGGCTACTCGAAGGCGCCGGCAGCTCGTCGGAGATGGACCAGCGGCTGGAGATCGTAGCCGTCGGCGATGAGGGCTACGAGATGATGGAACGGGGCGAGGCGTCGGCCCTGATTCACCTCCCCGAAGGGTTCACCAGCGATTACCTCGCCGGTCGGCCCTCCACAATCGAAGTAGTCAAGAACCCGTCGGAACGCTTTCTTCCCAAGGTGATCGAAGAGGCTGCTGGAATCGCTGGTGTCGGCATGTCCGTCGGGTCGCGGGTCTTTCGCGACGAGCTGGCGCAGATCGGTCGTTTCGTGGATGACGAGGCCTTTCCAGCAGATCTGGCGGTAGCGTCGGTAAGCACAGGGTTCAACCAGAAGCTCAAGAACCTCGAGCGGTACATCCTGCCACCGGTCATCGATTTAGAAACCGTGACCCTCAGCGAGGCGCCTGAAGGCGAGCCCACTGGAGGTGTCGACATCCTTGCCTACTTCTTTCCGGGTTTTTCGGTGATGGGAATTCTCTTTCTCGCCCAGTCAGCCACCCGCGACATTCTCCGCGACCGGGAGCAGGGGCTGGTCCGGCACCTCCTGACAGCTCCCGTTTCCACCGGTGACTATGTCCGTGGCAAGAGCCTGTCTGTGCTCCTGGTGACCGGGTTGGGATTCGTGGTTCTGATGGCCATCGGAGTGGCCGCGGGCGTGGACTGGGGGCCCTTTCCGGCAGCCACGGCTCTGATCGTCTCTTCCGCGTTGATGGCCAGCGGTCTGCTCCTCCTGATCTCGGCCTTCGTGGACACCGAACGTCAGGCGGACACGTTGACCACGATCGTGATCATGGTCTTTACCATGCTCGGCGGCGCCTTCGTGCCGGTCTCGCAGATGCCCTCGTTTCTCCGCCCGGTGGCGGCAGCCACCCCGGTGTACTGGTCGGTGGACGGATTCACCAAGCTGACCATTGAAGGAGCGGGTCTTCCAGAGATCGCCCTCCATCTGGTGGTGCTGCTCGCCGTCGGCGGGGGCTGCCTGCTCGCCGGCTCGCTGCTCATGCGACGCAAGCTGGAACGTGGGGCCGTGTGA
- a CDS encoding glycoside hydrolase family 43 protein yields the protein MLVASDGPARISSYANPVIPGFYPDPSVVRVGDDYYLVTSSFEFYPGVPVFHSRDLVHWVQVGYALTRPSQLLLAHAGVSQGIFAPTIRHHEGTYYVITTNVSDGGNFYVTAQDPAGPWSDPIWVQGQGGIDPSLFFDEDGSVFFTSNGGVPDTHTAPGIYQSKIDVATGHLLSHPRLIWRGTGGRYPEGPHLYKIGGRYYLMISEGGTEYGHMVTIARADLPFGPFEAGSGNPILTHRNTQMDQPIQGTGHADLVEDHEGNWWMVFLAFRTVGGYFHHLGRETFLAPVDWDEAGWPVVNGGHPIEETMNVAGPPAVPVFPARVRDDFDGPLGFAWNYLRQPVDVDYSLALRPGWLTLHDSSVRLEDSVAPGASPTFVGRRQQHLRCRVRTRLDFTPTADGPEAGLTVFQNGHHRYDLGVRRVAGRREVFVRQTIGPTLSAVTAREPLDDDTPVVLEVRAEPQEYGFNFGSSLGSVERLGTAPTRYLSSEVAGGFTDVYFALLATGNERGAGTAAHFDWFDYEPQQ from the coding sequence GTGCTGGTCGCGAGCGACGGGCCGGCGCGTATCTCGTCTTACGCCAACCCGGTGATACCGGGTTTCTACCCGGATCCCAGCGTCGTGCGGGTCGGGGACGACTACTACCTCGTTACCAGCTCCTTCGAGTTCTACCCGGGGGTGCCCGTCTTTCACAGCCGCGATCTGGTGCACTGGGTGCAGGTGGGCTACGCGCTCACGCGCCCCAGCCAGCTGCTCCTGGCGCACGCTGGAGTCTCCCAGGGTATTTTCGCGCCAACAATCCGTCACCACGAGGGGACGTACTATGTCATTACGACCAATGTCAGCGACGGGGGCAATTTCTACGTCACGGCACAGGACCCCGCCGGCCCCTGGTCGGATCCGATCTGGGTGCAAGGACAGGGTGGTATCGACCCCAGCCTTTTCTTCGACGAGGACGGCAGCGTCTTCTTCACGTCGAACGGAGGCGTGCCAGACACCCACACGGCTCCCGGAATCTACCAGTCAAAAATCGACGTGGCGACAGGCCACCTGCTCTCACACCCACGGCTGATCTGGCGAGGGACCGGCGGCCGCTATCCGGAGGGGCCACACCTCTACAAGATCGGGGGGCGATACTACCTGATGATCTCGGAGGGAGGCACCGAGTACGGCCACATGGTGACGATCGCCCGAGCAGACTTGCCCTTCGGCCCATTCGAAGCCGGCTCGGGCAACCCGATCCTGACCCACCGCAACACCCAGATGGACCAGCCCATACAGGGCACCGGGCACGCCGACCTCGTCGAAGATCACGAGGGGAACTGGTGGATGGTATTCCTCGCCTTCCGCACGGTCGGCGGGTATTTCCACCACCTCGGCCGCGAGACATTCCTGGCGCCGGTGGACTGGGACGAGGCTGGCTGGCCGGTGGTGAACGGCGGCCACCCGATCGAGGAGACCATGAACGTCGCCGGCCCGCCTGCTGTGCCCGTGTTCCCAGCTCGCGTGCGTGACGACTTCGACGGTCCACTCGGTTTCGCCTGGAACTACCTGCGTCAGCCAGTCGATGTGGACTATTCCCTCGCGCTACGACCCGGTTGGCTGACTCTGCACGACAGCTCCGTCCGGCTCGAGGACTCTGTCGCACCCGGCGCCTCCCCCACCTTCGTGGGTCGTCGCCAGCAGCACCTGCGCTGCCGCGTGCGGACGCGTCTCGACTTCACCCCAACCGCCGACGGACCGGAGGCCGGTCTCACGGTTTTCCAAAACGGTCATCATCGTTACGACCTGGGTGTGCGCCGGGTAGCCGGCCGGCGCGAGGTTTTCGTGCGGCAGACGATCGGCCCGACACTTTCGGCCGTGACAGCGAGAGAACCGCTCGATGACGACACCCCCGTCGTCCTGGAGGTACGCGCCGAGCCGCAGGAGTATGGCTTCAATTTCGGTTCGTCGCTCGGTTCGGTGGAGCGCCTCGGCACAGCACCGACCCGTTACCTCTCTTCGGAGGTCGCGGGCGGCTTCACCGACGTCTACTTCGCTCTGCTCGCCACGGGCAACGAGCGCGGCGCGGGCACCGCAGCGCACTTTGACTGGTTCGACTACGAACCGCAACAGTGA
- a CDS encoding ABC transporter ATP-binding protein: MIEVERLRKSFNSLVAVDDVSFTVGEGEIFGLLGPNGAGKTTSINMISGVLKPDGGRVLIGGRDIWLEPKKVKQGMAVVPQEVAVYEDLTARDNLNFWGSLYGLRGADLRERVDEVLTRAGLSDRAGDKVKGFSGGMKRRLNLCMGLLHRPSVLLLDEPTVGIDPQARINILEVVRTVAASGTTVLYTTHYMDEAQELCDRIAIIDHGSILTVGTLDELTRLAGEAEVLRLTGSFSEEAARRKLESVDGVRLLKADDGMAVLSVEADGPGLLSVLPKILEAKVNIEDVSIQQPNLQSVFISLTGKELRD; encoded by the coding sequence ATGATCGAGGTCGAACGGCTCCGCAAGAGCTTCAACTCGTTGGTCGCAGTGGACGACGTGTCGTTCACCGTCGGAGAAGGAGAGATCTTCGGCCTGCTCGGACCCAACGGCGCCGGCAAGACCACATCCATCAACATGATCTCCGGCGTGCTAAAACCCGATGGCGGACGCGTCCTCATCGGCGGGAGAGATATTTGGCTGGAGCCGAAAAAGGTCAAACAGGGGATGGCGGTGGTACCTCAGGAGGTCGCGGTCTACGAGGATCTCACCGCTCGCGACAACCTCAATTTCTGGGGCTCGCTCTACGGCCTTCGCGGCGCCGATCTCCGGGAGAGGGTCGACGAGGTCCTCACCCGCGCCGGTCTTTCCGATCGTGCCGGTGACAAGGTCAAGGGATTTTCGGGCGGAATGAAACGGCGGTTGAACCTCTGCATGGGGCTTCTCCACCGTCCGAGCGTGCTCCTGCTCGACGAACCCACGGTGGGCATTGACCCGCAAGCAAGGATCAACATCCTCGAGGTCGTTCGGACAGTGGCCGCTTCGGGTACCACGGTCCTCTATACCACCCACTACATGGACGAGGCCCAGGAACTGTGCGACCGGATCGCGATCATCGATCACGGGAGCATCCTGACCGTCGGTACTCTGGACGAGCTCACACGGCTTGCCGGAGAGGCTGAGGTCTTGCGGCTCACCGGCTCCTTCTCTGAGGAGGCCGCCCGCCGCAAGCTCGAATCGGTGGATGGCGTTCGGCTACTGAAGGCCGACGACGGCATGGCGGTTCTGTCGGTGGAGGCTGACGGGCCCGGCCTCCTCTCGGTGCTGCCAAAAATCCTCGAGGCGAAGGTCAACATTGAGGATGTCTCCATCCAACAGCCGAATCTGCAGAGCGTCTTCATCAGCCTTACCGGGAAAGAGCTGCGCGACTGA
- a CDS encoding ABC transporter permease, which produces MRRILAIAFNDLKLTLTDRGAVMWMFLLPLVFATFFGLVMGGGGSSPADANAALTVVDNDGGVLARGLIADLEGAGLAIEELTNTEWENSETVVRTLVIPEGFSEGVLSGTQQTIRLEKKAGASEEAALVVQARTLAAVTRQLGRVVEAAHRLEDGAAVSQQAYSSVIPGEDLVRVDSRFAGQATVAPGGFAQSIPGMSVMFVMLVALTYGAASVSAERAGGQLRRLATAPVTRAEIVAGKIGGRWVVSALQITAFVLAGVAGNRLFGVEIGDHPLQLWLVLLVFSLATAPLGVAIGGWFRDPDRAANVGVMATMAMAAFGGCWWPIEVVSKPLKTASLFVPSGWAMRALHGLISFGADLTSLGPEILALIFFGAFFSLLAARSLRIE; this is translated from the coding sequence ATGAGGAGAATTCTGGCGATCGCCTTCAACGATCTGAAGCTGACCCTCACCGACCGCGGGGCGGTGATGTGGATGTTCCTCCTCCCGCTGGTCTTCGCCACCTTTTTCGGATTGGTGATGGGTGGAGGCGGCTCCTCCCCAGCTGACGCCAACGCCGCATTGACGGTGGTGGACAACGACGGTGGGGTACTCGCCCGGGGCCTCATCGCGGACCTCGAAGGAGCAGGCCTGGCGATCGAGGAACTCACGAACACTGAATGGGAGAACTCCGAAACCGTTGTCCGGACGCTGGTGATCCCGGAAGGCTTCAGCGAAGGCGTGTTGTCCGGTACGCAGCAGACGATTCGTCTCGAGAAGAAGGCGGGGGCCTCCGAGGAGGCCGCGTTGGTAGTTCAGGCCCGGACGCTCGCGGCCGTCACCAGGCAACTCGGCCGCGTGGTCGAGGCCGCCCACAGGCTCGAGGATGGTGCAGCAGTTTCCCAGCAAGCTTACTCCAGCGTGATCCCGGGCGAGGACCTTGTTCGGGTAGATTCCAGATTCGCTGGTCAAGCGACCGTTGCGCCCGGCGGTTTCGCCCAGTCCATACCCGGCATGTCGGTCATGTTCGTCATGCTGGTGGCCCTGACCTACGGCGCGGCATCGGTCTCGGCCGAACGTGCGGGCGGACAACTCCGCCGTTTGGCAACTGCACCCGTGACCCGGGCGGAGATCGTCGCCGGCAAGATCGGCGGGAGGTGGGTGGTTTCCGCCCTCCAGATCACGGCGTTCGTCCTCGCAGGTGTGGCCGGCAATCGGTTGTTCGGGGTGGAGATTGGTGACCACCCGCTGCAGCTGTGGCTGGTTCTATTGGTCTTCAGCCTCGCGACCGCACCACTCGGAGTGGCCATCGGGGGTTGGTTCAGGGACCCGGACCGCGCCGCCAATGTGGGAGTCATGGCGACCATGGCGATGGCTGCGTTCGGAGGCTGTTGGTGGCCGATCGAGGTCGTGTCGAAGCCCCTCAAGACTGCGTCGTTGTTCGTCCCGTCGGGCTGGGCCATGAGGGCCCTGCACGGACTCATCTCGTTTGGGGCGGACCTCACCAGCCTCGGGCCGGAGATTCTGGCTCTGATTTTTTTCGGCGCATTCTTCTCGTTGTTGGCCGCTCGATCGTTACGAATCGAGTAG
- a CDS encoding pyridoxamine 5'-phosphate oxidase family protein, protein MFRSGLRSGAVLLVVMGWFATLTAAAGDGNAEPGDRERLLAAAREVIAASRFCALVTIGADGAPNVRMMDPFAPDEDMVVWMGTNALSRKVEDLRRNPHVAVYCADPDAPGYVTLRGVARLVDDPDETRKRWKDEWSALYRDDRSNYLLIEITPETVEVVNLAAGVGSEKDSWEVPAVVFGQGETSPAK, encoded by the coding sequence ATGTTCCGTTCGGGCCTGAGATCGGGAGCGGTTCTGCTCGTAGTAATGGGTTGGTTCGCGACCCTGACTGCCGCCGCAGGGGATGGGAATGCGGAGCCTGGGGATCGGGAACGTCTGCTGGCTGCCGCCCGCGAGGTCATCGCCGCTTCGCGCTTCTGCGCGCTCGTGACGATCGGGGCCGACGGCGCGCCGAACGTGAGAATGATGGACCCCTTCGCGCCCGACGAAGACATGGTCGTTTGGATGGGTACCAACGCACTGAGCCGGAAGGTGGAGGATCTCCGCCGCAATCCGCACGTAGCCGTCTACTGTGCCGATCCGGATGCTCCCGGCTACGTCACGCTCAGGGGGGTCGCGCGCCTTGTCGACGATCCCGACGAGACCAGGAAGCGCTGGAAGGACGAATGGAGCGCCTTGTACCGTGACGATCGCTCGAATTACCTGTTGATCGAGATCACGCCCGAGACGGTCGAGGTGGTGAACCTCGCCGCCGGTGTCGGCAGCGAGAAGGATTCATGGGAAGTTCCCGCGGTCGTATTCGGCCAAGGGGAGACCTCGCCCGCGAAGTGA
- a CDS encoding Na-K-Cl cotransporter, protein MTHDDKLGTFIGVFTPTILTILGVIMYLRLGWLAGHLGLIRIVFVVVLANAITFITTLAFSAVATNARVGVGGAYFIISRSLGLELGGAIGVPLFLSQTFSVTLYAYGLAESFRIIWPELPLLPVTLVTVVAVGVLAFTGAERALRAQIVLMGFVVLSLVALTIGAFVRSSGIEVTLHPPTGDVSFWAGFAVFFPAVTGVMAGLGLSGDLRDPGKSIPLGSIAAVGTGFLVYLLVPVLLCLGSDPSSLRDNPMVWSKIAILGPWLVLPGLWSAIFSSAVGSMLAAPRTLQALAQDGLVPRFLWRPTGGSRELLPGLAVALAIAVGAVFLGNLNAVAAVVSMFFLTVYGTVNLVAAFEVLSGDPSWRPKISVPWPVTLAGGFACVVVMVLISPVAGVLALVAEFSLWMYLSRKAQQARWGDARRGLYEALIRWALIRLNERPMSARNWRPHILTFVVDPLKELDLIRFGDWFSQGRGVVTVCNLVIGDLLNEELDLAARRNKIVEVIEEEDIVVFPEVDAVNDVAEGIINVSQANGMAGMSSNTVLLGWPESVELRAEFLRVMRRLERLNKSFVLGRIRPRYIYRRERPKIHVWWGGLERNGDLLLLLAHLLNSNPEWRGATVEVMSIASSELMKTRTEAYLRQLIPEIRIDASVRVVVKPKDEPVVDVIQRESADAAAVFLGLQMPEVGNEAEYAERIERLAGDLPVVFFVKNSSLFVGELLEAAEAVIKDESDEENGSDAVIGK, encoded by the coding sequence ATGACGCACGACGACAAGCTGGGCACCTTCATCGGTGTCTTCACGCCGACGATCCTCACGATCCTCGGCGTCATCATGTACCTTCGTTTAGGCTGGTTGGCCGGTCACCTCGGCCTCATCCGCATCGTCTTCGTCGTGGTCCTGGCCAACGCGATCACCTTCATTACCACACTGGCCTTTTCCGCTGTGGCCACGAACGCGAGAGTCGGGGTCGGCGGCGCCTACTTCATCATCTCTCGCAGCCTTGGCCTCGAGCTCGGCGGCGCGATCGGCGTACCGCTTTTCCTCTCGCAGACCTTTTCGGTCACTCTCTATGCCTACGGCCTCGCGGAATCTTTTCGGATCATCTGGCCGGAGCTTCCACTACTGCCGGTGACGCTGGTCACAGTCGTCGCAGTCGGGGTGCTTGCGTTCACCGGCGCTGAAAGGGCCCTCAGGGCGCAGATCGTCCTCATGGGATTCGTGGTGCTGTCGTTGGTTGCCCTCACCATCGGCGCCTTTGTCCGCTCGTCCGGCATCGAGGTGACGCTTCATCCGCCGACCGGCGATGTCAGCTTCTGGGCCGGCTTCGCCGTCTTTTTCCCGGCTGTGACCGGCGTCATGGCCGGGCTTGGGCTTTCGGGCGATTTGCGGGACCCGGGAAAATCAATTCCCCTCGGGTCGATTGCGGCGGTGGGGACCGGCTTCCTGGTCTACCTGCTGGTACCGGTGCTCCTTTGCCTGGGTTCGGACCCGTCGTCTCTCCGCGACAACCCGATGGTGTGGTCGAAAATCGCGATACTCGGGCCGTGGCTCGTGCTCCCCGGTCTGTGGTCTGCGATTTTTTCGTCCGCCGTCGGCTCGATGTTGGCTGCCCCGCGCACCCTCCAGGCTCTGGCCCAAGACGGTCTTGTGCCCCGTTTCCTGTGGCGGCCGACGGGAGGCTCACGGGAGCTTCTGCCCGGGCTTGCGGTCGCACTGGCAATCGCGGTTGGAGCGGTCTTCCTCGGCAACCTCAATGCGGTGGCGGCGGTGGTGTCCATGTTCTTCCTCACCGTCTACGGGACGGTCAACCTCGTCGCAGCATTTGAAGTCCTGAGTGGCGATCCGTCGTGGCGCCCGAAGATCAGCGTACCGTGGCCAGTAACCCTCGCGGGCGGTTTCGCGTGCGTCGTGGTCATGGTGCTGATCAGCCCGGTGGCTGGCGTCCTCGCTCTGGTGGCGGAGTTTTCCCTCTGGATGTACCTGTCGCGGAAGGCGCAGCAAGCGCGCTGGGGAGACGCCCGACGCGGATTGTACGAGGCGTTGATCAGGTGGGCCCTGATTCGCCTCAACGAGCGTCCGATGAGCGCGCGCAACTGGCGACCACATATCCTGACCTTCGTCGTCGATCCTCTGAAAGAGCTCGATCTCATCCGTTTCGGCGACTGGTTCAGCCAGGGGCGGGGCGTGGTGACCGTGTGTAACCTCGTGATTGGCGACCTGCTGAACGAGGAGCTGGATCTCGCAGCCCGCAGGAACAAAATCGTCGAGGTGATCGAGGAGGAGGACATCGTCGTCTTCCCCGAGGTCGACGCCGTCAACGACGTGGCTGAGGGGATCATCAACGTCAGCCAAGCCAACGGCATGGCCGGGATGTCCAGCAACACCGTACTCCTCGGCTGGCCGGAGTCGGTTGAGCTTCGTGCGGAGTTTTTGCGCGTGATGCGGCGGCTGGAGCGTTTGAACAAGTCCTTCGTGTTGGGTCGAATCCGGCCGAGGTACATATACCGACGGGAGCGCCCGAAGATCCACGTATGGTGGGGCGGTTTGGAGCGCAACGGCGATCTGCTGCTCCTGCTCGCACACCTCCTCAACTCCAATCCGGAGTGGCGCGGCGCGACTGTCGAGGTGATGAGCATCGCCTCGTCCGAGCTGATGAAGACCCGCACCGAAGCGTATCTGCGACAGCTGATCCCGGAAATCCGCATCGACGCCTCGGTTCGTGTGGTTGTCAAACCGAAGGACGAGCCCGTGGTCGACGTTATCCAACGGGAAAGCGCCGACGCGGCGGCGGTCTTCCTCGGACTCCAAATGCCGGAGGTCGGGAACGAGGCAGAGTACGCGGAGCGGATTGAGCGACTCGCCGGAGACCTCCCGGTGGTCTTCTTCGTCAAGAACTCGAGTCTTTTCGTCGGGGAGTTATTGGAGGCCGCCGAAGCAGTCATCAAAGATGAGAGCGACGAAGAAAACGGCAGCGACGCGGTTATTGGAAAGTGA
- a CDS encoding TetR/AcrR family transcriptional regulator: MTINDIQFAPTASEGKQRILLAALRLFSEKGLCETSIRDIGEAAGLSNPALYKHYASKDALARALFIFCYRWLHSPLEKVVRGEFESIASQLGAYNSTFFQQFEIAPEVVIYLSDNIQQFWSEVQADVAGDTFVSQINRMLASAIDRNEIGDDLDIDLASAIIIGGIQQLSRMWYLGLLKRPATDWTDSFTQRILALVTG; encoded by the coding sequence ATGACGATCAACGACATACAATTCGCACCAACCGCCTCTGAAGGGAAGCAGCGCATCCTGCTCGCCGCCCTTCGGTTGTTCAGCGAAAAGGGCTTGTGCGAGACAAGCATACGCGACATCGGAGAAGCAGCGGGGCTTTCAAATCCAGCGTTATATAAACACTACGCGAGCAAGGACGCACTGGCCCGAGCGCTGTTCATCTTTTGTTATCGGTGGCTCCACTCTCCCCTGGAAAAAGTGGTCCGGGGCGAGTTCGAATCGATCGCAAGCCAACTTGGCGCATACAACTCGACTTTTTTCCAGCAATTCGAGATCGCTCCCGAAGTAGTCATTTATCTTTCTGACAATATCCAACAGTTTTGGTCCGAGGTCCAGGCTGACGTCGCTGGAGACACATTTGTCTCCCAAATAAACCGGATGCTGGCTTCGGCAATCGACCGCAACGAAATCGGCGACGATCTCGACATCGATCTCGCATCAGCCATCATCATTGGCGGAATACAACAGCTTTCACGGATGTGGTACCTCGGACTCCTCAAGCGTCCTGCTACCGATTGGACTGACTCGTTCACACAACGAATTCTTGCTCTGGTAACGGGTTGA
- a CDS encoding aspartate/glutamate racemase family protein: protein MKTIGLLGGMTCESSVEYYRLINQGVREKLGGIHSAQSLMYSIDFGEIEPEMETERWDLVLERLVAGSVAVERGGADFLVICTNTMHKLADQVEERIGIPILNIIDVTAKAVGAAGIGTVGLLGTRFTMTQDFYRRRLAEKHEIETVIPSEQDVSMIHRVIMEELTIGVISPESKMLYWEAIRRLQSKGARGIILGCTEIPLLVKQDEGEIPLFDTTLLHAQAAVRLALE from the coding sequence ATGAAGACAATCGGTCTACTTGGTGGGATGACGTGTGAGTCCTCGGTGGAGTACTACCGACTGATCAACCAGGGTGTGCGGGAGAAGCTGGGCGGCATCCACTCGGCGCAGTCCCTGATGTACTCAATTGATTTCGGTGAGATCGAGCCGGAAATGGAAACCGAGCGCTGGGATCTGGTTCTCGAGCGTCTGGTCGCGGGATCCGTTGCCGTGGAGCGGGGCGGCGCTGATTTCCTGGTGATCTGCACCAATACCATGCACAAGCTGGCGGATCAGGTCGAGGAGAGGATCGGCATCCCGATTCTGAACATCATCGATGTAACGGCGAAGGCCGTCGGGGCCGCCGGCATCGGAACGGTGGGCCTGCTCGGCACGCGGTTTACCATGACCCAGGACTTCTACCGTCGGCGTCTGGCGGAGAAGCATGAAATCGAAACGGTGATTCCATCGGAGCAGGACGTGAGCATGATCCACCGGGTCATCATGGAGGAGCTCACAATCGGGGTGATCTCACCCGAATCGAAGATGCTCTACTGGGAGGCCATTCGCCGGCTTCAATCTAAGGGGGCGCGAGGCATCATCCTTGGATGCACCGAAATCCCGCTGCTGGTGAAGCAGGACGAGGGCGAGATCCCGCTTTTCGACACCACCCTCCTTCACGCTCAAGCAGCGGTGCGACTGGCTTTGGAGTAG
- a CDS encoding adenylate/guanylate cyclase domain-containing protein yields the protein MRSEIKYATNADGQSVAYQICGAGPLDIVFVPDWVGNLEVMWEEPTIAAFLERIARFARVICFDKRGTGLSDPVPLGAIPTWEEWMYDVATVMNAASSRQAAIFGHGDGATMALLFAATHPDRATALILADAYARRLRAADYPCGVPEEVAARLIEGILEAWGTGEAVRGGAAPSLAGDESFITWRGRFERLAMSPGQFNTVYPLTYSFDLRWVLPTIRVPTLVLHRAHNRYVLAANGRYLAEHIDGATFVELPGADHLFHVGDPEILLGPVQEFLTGRRATPEPERVLATILFTDIVGATEKAESLGDGAWRELLERHHTLVRSELAHFGGREIDTAGDGFLASFEGPGRGVHCAMAIRDSLHQLDLEIRAGLHTGECEWSGEKLAGIAVHIGARVASLAEPGEILVSRTVKDLVVGSSLAFADRGIHKLKGVSDSWQLFRAESG from the coding sequence ATGAGATCCGAAATCAAATACGCAACCAACGCGGACGGCCAGTCAGTCGCCTACCAGATCTGCGGCGCCGGCCCTCTGGACATCGTTTTCGTTCCAGATTGGGTCGGCAATCTCGAAGTGATGTGGGAGGAACCGACTATCGCCGCCTTCCTCGAGCGCATAGCGCGTTTCGCGCGGGTGATCTGTTTCGATAAGCGCGGTACCGGGCTTTCGGACCCGGTCCCGCTCGGTGCGATCCCGACCTGGGAAGAATGGATGTACGACGTCGCCACCGTCATGAATGCGGCTTCGAGCCGCCAAGCGGCGATCTTCGGCCACGGCGACGGCGCGACGATGGCCCTGCTCTTCGCAGCCACCCATCCGGATCGCGCCACGGCTTTGATTCTCGCCGACGCCTACGCCAGGCGGCTGCGCGCGGCGGACTATCCGTGTGGTGTCCCTGAAGAGGTGGCCGCACGTTTGATCGAGGGTATCTTGGAGGCGTGGGGTACCGGCGAGGCTGTGAGAGGAGGCGCTGCGCCGAGTCTGGCGGGAGACGAGTCCTTCATCACGTGGCGCGGCCGCTTCGAACGCCTCGCCATGAGCCCAGGACAGTTCAACACGGTCTACCCCCTGACTTACTCCTTCGATCTCCGATGGGTGTTGCCGACGATTCGTGTGCCGACGCTCGTCCTTCACCGCGCTCATAACCGGTATGTCCTTGCCGCCAACGGACGCTACCTGGCCGAGCACATCGATGGCGCAACATTCGTGGAGCTCCCCGGAGCGGACCACCTCTTTCATGTTGGCGACCCGGAGATTCTGCTCGGACCCGTGCAGGAGTTTCTGACCGGTCGCCGAGCGACTCCGGAACCCGAGCGCGTGTTGGCGACCATATTGTTCACCGATATCGTCGGCGCCACCGAAAAGGCGGAATCGCTCGGAGACGGCGCATGGCGCGAGCTGCTCGAGAGGCACCACACCTTGGTGCGGAGCGAGCTGGCGCATTTCGGAGGGCGCGAGATCGACACTGCGGGCGACGGTTTTCTCGCGTCTTTCGAAGGCCCCGGCCGTGGAGTTCACTGCGCAATGGCGATCCGAGACTCTCTCCACCAGCTCGACCTCGAGATCCGAGCCGGCCTGCACACCGGCGAGTGTGAGTGGTCCGGTGAAAAGCTCGCCGGGATCGCAGTGCACATCGGCGCCCGTGTGGCCAGCCTGGCAGAACCCGGCGAGATCCTGGTGTCGCGCACCGTAAAGGACCTTGTGGTTGGGTCCAGCCTCGCCTTTGCCGACCGAGGCATACACAAATTGAAGGGCGTCAGTGATAGTTGGCAGCTCTTTCGGGCGGAGTCGGGGTAG